One genomic window of Candidatus Kuenenia stuttgartiensis includes the following:
- the purN gene encoding phosphoribosylglycinamide formyltransferase, whose amino-acid sequence MRKIISIAVLISGNGKTLQNFIDCIKSGSLPAKIQIVISSNPDAKGLERAKINAIPTAVVSRSSYKDVNSFSEAITKKLEEYPIELITLAGFMHLYKIPDTYSGRVMNVHPGLIPAFCGHGYYGHKVHEAVIGYGAKVSGCTVHFADNVYDNGPIIIQRTTPVFDDDTPDTLAERVFKEECTAYPEAIRLFAEGRLKREGRRIVILKKE is encoded by the coding sequence ATGAGAAAAATCATAAGTATCGCTGTTTTAATTTCCGGCAACGGTAAAACGTTGCAAAATTTTATCGACTGCATAAAGTCTGGCTCGTTGCCTGCTAAGATTCAAATAGTCATCAGCAGCAACCCTGATGCAAAAGGGCTGGAACGTGCAAAGATAAATGCTATTCCTACTGCAGTAGTTTCCCGTTCTTCATACAAAGACGTCAATTCGTTTAGCGAAGCAATTACCAAAAAACTGGAGGAATACCCTATCGAGCTAATCACCCTTGCGGGTTTTATGCATTTATATAAAATTCCGGATACATATTCCGGCAGGGTAATGAACGTCCACCCCGGCCTCATTCCAGCTTTCTGCGGACATGGATATTACGGGCATAAAGTGCATGAGGCGGTTATCGGGTATGGCGCAAAAGTATCCGGGTGTACCGTACATTTTGCGGATAACGTGTATGATAATGGCCCCATTATCATACAGAGGACTACGCCCGTATTTGACGACGACACGCCGGATACACTTGCTGAACGGGTTTTTAAGGAAGAATGTACCGCATACCCTGAAGCAATCCGCCTGTTCGCTGAAGGCAGATTAAAGAGAGAGGGCAGAAGGATAGTTATACTAAAAAAAGAGTAA
- a CDS encoding carboxypeptidase regulatory-like domain-containing protein: protein MTKTRWNYIIPFIIIIALNLCGLKIYGFEVSTTNKGKEIKWKKDTVTYLINTTDGPSGSLDAILAAMQTWTDVDTSTFVFIDGGTTSKKNHGEPDGINIIDFGTIKEEGVLGQNSFWFYTSGEMFDSDIRFNTKNTWSTDGSSDKFDVQNIGTHELGHSLSLADLYSNSDSEKTMYGYGFAGDTSQRTLHQDDMDGITYLYPSTKNSNISGTIIDIEGTLLEKVKLRLKKGSKTKKKTKSDENGYFEFTNLKGGSYKIIARRSGYKKSKTAVELGEAEEKEIEIIMDEK, encoded by the coding sequence ATGACAAAAACAAGATGGAACTATATTATTCCCTTTATCATAATCATAGCATTAAATCTCTGCGGTTTAAAAATATATGGTTTTGAAGTCAGTACCACAAATAAAGGAAAAGAAATAAAATGGAAAAAAGATACGGTAACGTATCTTATCAACACTACTGACGGCCCTTCCGGCAGCCTTGACGCTATATTGGCGGCAATGCAGACATGGACAGACGTTGACACATCTACATTTGTATTCATTGATGGTGGCACAACCTCAAAAAAAAACCACGGCGAACCAGACGGCATTAATATTATTGATTTTGGAACTATTAAGGAAGAAGGGGTATTGGGGCAAAACTCTTTCTGGTTTTATACGTCCGGAGAAATGTTTGACAGCGATATACGTTTTAACACCAAAAATACCTGGAGCACAGACGGCTCGTCAGACAAATTTGACGTGCAGAATATAGGCACGCATGAACTCGGTCACTCCCTCAGTTTGGCGGATCTTTATAGCAACAGCGATTCTGAAAAGACGATGTATGGCTATGGTTTCGCCGGCGATACCAGCCAAAGGACGCTGCACCAGGACGACATGGATGGGATTACCTACTTGTATCCCTCTACGAAGAACAGCAACATCTCCGGTACGATAATTGACATTGAAGGAACACTACTGGAAAAAGTTAAGCTGCGGCTGAAAAAGGGAAGCAAAACAAAAAAGAAAACAAAATCAGACGAAAACGGTTACTTTGAATTTACCAATTTAAAAGGCGGTTCCTACAAAATTATCGCAAGGAGAAGCGGCTATAAAAAATCAAAGACAGCGGTAGAACTTGGTGAAGCAGAAGAGAAAGAAATTGAAATCATAATGGATGAAAAATAA
- a CDS encoding TonB-dependent receptor plug domain-containing protein, whose product MEELKWLQEESVVSTASRREQKVSETPAAVFVISQEDIRRSGANSIPEVLRMAPGVHVARIDANKWAITMRGFNNRYADKLLVLIDGRTVYTPLFSGTYWDVQDTMLEDIERIEVIRGPGGALWGANAVNGIINIITKSAKDTQGGLFTGSAGSEERGMGGLRYGSKIGGNAYFRIYSKYFNHDDFVLESGDSANDSWESARAGFRVDWDYSSKDVLTFQGDIYTGDESERNNFRQSSDIYVSGGNLRANWKHAISDTSDMMLQIYYDRTNRITTSIEEERDTFDIDFQHSLRLTGWNEFIWGLGYRYTQNDTEDDDGLLLDPQNRENNLFSMFLQDEFSFFEDTVKVTFGTKFEHNDYTGFEIQPSLRVLWAFTYTQTVWAAVSRAVRTPSRVESDIIIDYSPYYYFTGNDDLDAENLLAYEIGYRIQFSKKLSLDIATFYNMYDSIINDVNDETFENIFDVESYGIETTLNWQITNQWRLVQSYTYFDIDSTNFTSTDPLSDPHSQFNIRSLLNLPHNMELDAALFYVDSFTSLDRNINDYVRFDVRLGWHITKYLEASLVGTNLLDDNHLEYNARSVAPTEIERAVYAKLTWRF is encoded by the coding sequence ATGGAAGAGTTAAAATGGTTGCAGGAAGAAAGTGTTGTTTCCACCGCATCACGCCGTGAGCAGAAAGTTTCAGAAACACCTGCGGCAGTCTTTGTCATTTCACAGGAAGATATACGCCGTTCAGGCGCAAACAGTATTCCTGAAGTACTCCGGATGGCGCCAGGGGTACACGTTGCACGGATTGATGCAAATAAATGGGCAATAACGATGAGGGGCTTTAATAACCGGTATGCCGATAAATTACTTGTTTTAATTGACGGACGCACAGTTTACACCCCCCTGTTTTCGGGAACATACTGGGATGTTCAGGACACAATGCTGGAAGATATAGAACGTATCGAAGTTATCCGAGGTCCTGGAGGCGCGTTGTGGGGCGCCAACGCCGTTAACGGAATTATAAACATCATCACAAAAAGCGCAAAAGACACCCAGGGCGGACTCTTCACTGGAAGTGCAGGCAGCGAAGAACGGGGCATGGGAGGGCTTCGCTATGGCAGCAAGATAGGCGGGAATGCCTATTTCCGCATCTATTCAAAATATTTCAACCATGACGATTTCGTTCTTGAATCAGGTGACAGCGCAAACGATAGCTGGGAGTCTGCACGTGCCGGTTTCAGGGTTGACTGGGATTACTCAAGTAAAGATGTGTTAACATTTCAAGGCGATATTTACACGGGTGATGAAAGCGAAAGGAATAATTTCAGACAGAGTTCTGACATCTATGTATCAGGCGGTAATTTACGGGCCAACTGGAAACATGCCATTTCGGACACTTCAGACATGATGTTGCAGATATATTATGACAGAACGAACCGCATAACTACAAGCATTGAGGAAGAACGCGACACCTTTGACATTGATTTTCAACATAGTTTGCGTCTTACCGGCTGGAATGAATTTATATGGGGACTTGGATATCGTTACACGCAGAACGACACCGAAGACGATGACGGATTATTGCTTGATCCTCAAAACAGGGAAAACAACTTATTCAGCATGTTTCTGCAGGATGAATTTTCCTTTTTCGAAGATACGGTGAAGGTTACCTTCGGAACCAAGTTTGAGCACAATGATTACACCGGGTTTGAAATACAACCAAGTTTAAGGGTACTCTGGGCATTTACATATACCCAAACGGTATGGGCTGCCGTTTCACGAGCGGTGAGAACCCCTTCCCGTGTTGAATCGGATATAATAATTGATTATTCACCCTATTATTACTTTACCGGCAACGATGACCTGGATGCTGAAAATCTTTTGGCCTATGAAATAGGATACCGCATTCAGTTTTCAAAAAAACTTTCACTGGATATTGCCACGTTCTACAACATGTACGACAGCATAATAAACGATGTTAACGACGAAACGTTTGAAAATATTTTTGACGTAGAAAGTTATGGCATAGAAACAACCTTAAACTGGCAAATAACCAATCAATGGAGATTAGTCCAAAGTTATACCTATTTTGATATTGATTCTACTAATTTTACCTCAACTGATCCCCTGTCAGACCCTCATAGTCAATTCAATATCCGTTCATTATTAAACCTGCCGCACAACATGGAACTCGACGCAGCCCTCTTTTATGTTGACAGTTTTACCAGTCTTGACAGAAATATTAATGACTATGTTCGTTTTGACGTCAGACTCGGATGGCACATCACAAAATACCTTGAAGCAAGCCTCGTGGGAACAAATTTACTTGACGATAACCACCTTGAATACAATGCCAGATCGGTAGCGCCTACCGAAATAGAACGCGCTGTGTATGCAAAATTAACATGGAGATTCTGA
- a CDS encoding PhnD/SsuA/transferrin family substrate-binding protein, with the protein MIKSAFLQITITREPSFLFSVKASLIYLILLIFLLLIPFHTGLTAFGESKCTIYFYNPESNIDNYASLKTKFDLYLKKIGPYQFQPFSDRKTFENKTRGQHNCIFILSSWYYKELRHFTSLNPVLIGTLDGNSIQKKVLIAKKNIDSLSMLKGSSVASSGSKEYTVKFLQSMLTGNDKNIPETLQILNVPKDIDALISVGFGLVQAALTTEYSIEMLADINNGLYKNLSVLAVNEKSLLPVVAIPTEYGKGTTELLEIIKTMGETPEGKSNLQMFGIDGWKMPDESDLELLR; encoded by the coding sequence ATGATCAAATCTGCCTTTTTGCAAATAACGATTACCAGAGAACCTTCCTTTCTTTTTTCCGTAAAAGCATCCCTTATTTATCTGATATTGTTAATTTTTCTTCTGTTAATACCTTTTCACACCGGGCTTACGGCCTTTGGCGAATCAAAGTGTACGATATATTTTTATAACCCGGAATCAAATATCGACAACTATGCCTCTCTGAAAACAAAATTCGACCTGTACTTAAAAAAGATCGGCCCATACCAGTTTCAACCCTTCAGCGATAGAAAAACTTTTGAGAACAAAACCAGAGGTCAGCATAATTGCATTTTTATCCTCTCAAGCTGGTATTATAAAGAATTAAGGCATTTTACCTCTCTTAATCCCGTGCTCATTGGCACATTAGATGGCAATTCTATACAAAAAAAGGTGCTTATCGCCAAGAAAAACATCGATTCCCTGTCAATGCTGAAGGGCAGCAGCGTTGCTTCTTCAGGCAGTAAAGAATACACGGTAAAATTTCTCCAGTCGATGCTGACTGGAAATGACAAAAACATTCCGGAAACACTTCAAATTCTCAATGTTCCCAAGGATATTGATGCGCTTATCTCTGTTGGTTTTGGCCTCGTCCAGGCAGCATTGACCACTGAATACAGCATTGAGATGCTTGCGGACATAAATAATGGATTATATAAAAACCTTTCCGTTCTTGCGGTAAATGAAAAATCCCTGCTCCCGGTTGTGGCAATACCGACAGAATACGGTAAGGGGACGACGGAGTTGCTGGAAATAATTAAAACTATGGGGGAAACGCCTGAGGGAAAAAGTAATCTTCAGATGTTTGGAATTGATGGCTGGAAAATGCCCGATGAAAGTGATTTGGAGTTATTGCGTTAA
- a CDS encoding ABC transporter substrate-binding protein produces MIITVKNLAKKIKNCARKKAAERVLLITLSMLLVATAFLAGMLPADEKCGALIINSNESVKKYSMIQTVFKTHFDGAVAEIDIGSNWLDEKALEKTLLNKNPDMIFSIGSKAYLLACRVAKDANIIYSLGINWQRFAITDKTYVIASEVPPLTNAMMYRYFFPDIKTVGILYSKNHNKEWFGAAVTEAKQAGIQIIGKSIAKEKEVNNALNYLLPKVDALWLISDPVILSGMAQVKEIFAQCDARKIPVFSYDQLFTDFGASFIISADVATMGKQAAKIAQNLLSNKGAVEKVQNPAGTYIAINVKKLELYGIKLNTKAFSSVNEFIE; encoded by the coding sequence ATGATCATAACGGTTAAAAATCTGGCAAAAAAGATAAAAAACTGCGCACGTAAAAAAGCGGCTGAAAGGGTTCTCCTTATCACGCTTTCGATGCTGCTGGTTGCGACGGCTTTTCTGGCCGGTATGTTACCGGCAGACGAAAAATGCGGGGCATTGATCATCAATTCCAATGAGTCGGTAAAAAAATATTCCATGATACAAACCGTATTTAAAACTCATTTTGATGGCGCAGTTGCAGAAATTGATATAGGGAGTAACTGGCTTGATGAAAAGGCCTTAGAAAAAACGCTATTAAACAAAAACCCCGATATGATTTTTTCTATAGGTTCAAAGGCTTACCTTCTGGCATGCAGGGTTGCGAAAGACGCCAATATCATTTACTCTTTGGGTATTAACTGGCAGCGTTTCGCGATAACCGACAAAACATATGTTATCGCCAGCGAAGTACCTCCCCTTACAAACGCAATGATGTACCGCTATTTCTTTCCTGACATAAAAACGGTGGGCATTCTCTATAGCAAAAACCACAATAAAGAATGGTTCGGGGCAGCGGTTACCGAAGCCAAACAAGCCGGAATCCAAATTATAGGGAAGTCTATCGCAAAAGAAAAGGAGGTAAACAATGCGCTCAACTACCTACTGCCAAAGGTTGATGCACTCTGGTTAATTTCAGACCCCGTTATTCTTTCCGGTATGGCACAGGTGAAAGAAATCTTTGCTCAATGCGATGCAAGAAAAATACCTGTCTTTTCCTATGACCAACTCTTTACAGATTTCGGCGCATCGTTTATTATTTCGGCGGATGTCGCCACAATGGGAAAACAAGCCGCTAAAATAGCGCAAAATCTTTTATCAAACAAGGGCGCTGTCGAAAAGGTACAAAATCCGGCGGGCACTTATATAGCCATAAACGTTAAAAAACTGGAACTGTATGGCATAAAACTGAATACAAAGGCGTTTTCCTCTGTGAATGAGTTTATTGAATAA